In one window of Thermodesulfobacteriota bacterium DNA:
- a CDS encoding NAD(P)H-dependent glycerol-3-phosphate dehydrogenase, with protein sequence MGRIAVLGAGSWGTTLAQVLAHKGKDVSLWAREEEVRASIAERRENSMYLPGVELSSGITPFTSIEEALDGSDFIVSVIPSHGLRGVFSGARGFIRDGALVVSATKGIEEGSMMPPSGVISEALSGKAFSFAVLSGPSFAKEVSRALPAALTAASASVESARRVQDEFSTNYFRVYTNDDVTGVELGGALKNVVAVASGISDGLGLGHNARAALITRGLAEMARLGVKMGARKETFSGLSGLGDLVLTCTGPLSRNYSVGVSIGKGEAIGDITGRMLEVAEGVKTSRATRELALRNGVEMPIAEAVYSVIYEGKQPREAVLDLMGRDLKGE encoded by the coding sequence ATGGGACGGATTGCCGTGCTCGGGGCAGGGAGCTGGGGAACGACGCTCGCCCAGGTGCTGGCCCATAAGGGAAAAGACGTAAGCCTGTGGGCAAGGGAGGAAGAGGTCAGGGCCTCCATCGCCGAAAGGCGCGAGAACAGCATGTATTTGCCGGGGGTGGAGCTCTCTTCGGGCATAACTCCCTTCACGAGCATTGAAGAGGCCCTGGACGGCTCGGATTTCATCGTAAGCGTCATCCCTTCCCACGGCTTGAGGGGCGTATTTTCCGGGGCCAGGGGCTTTATCCGGGACGGCGCACTCGTCGTTAGCGCCACCAAGGGCATAGAGGAAGGGAGCATGATGCCCCCTTCGGGTGTCATCTCCGAGGCCCTTTCAGGCAAGGCCTTTTCATTCGCGGTCCTCTCCGGACCCTCTTTCGCAAAAGAGGTTAGCCGCGCTCTCCCCGCGGCCCTGACCGCCGCATCCGCTTCCGTTGAGTCGGCCCGCAGGGTGCAGGACGAGTTCTCGACGAACTACTTCAGGGTCTATACTAACGACGACGTGACCGGCGTTGAGCTCGGCGGCGCTCTTAAGAACGTCGTTGCCGTGGCCTCGGGCATATCCGACGGGCTGGGGCTCGGCCACAACGCCAGGGCCGCGCTCATCACCCGGGGCCTTGCCGAGATGGCCCGCCTCGGCGTAAAGATGGGCGCGCGTAAAGAGACCTTCTCGGGCCTCTCGGGCCTGGGGGACCTGGTCCTTACCTGCACAGGGCCCTTGAGCCGGAACTATTCGGTCGGAGTCTCGATAGGCAAAGGCGAGGCAATAGGCGACATCACGGGCCGCATGCTCGAGGTTGCCGAGGGCGTCAAGACCTCGCGGGCGACAAGGGAGCTTGCCTTGAGAAACGGGGTCGAGATGCCCATTGCCGAGGCGGTATACAGCGTTATCTACGAAGGAAAGCAGCCCAGGGAGGCTGTGCTCGATCTAATGGGCCGCGACCTCAAAGGCGAGTAG
- the gyrA gene encoding DNA gyrase subunit A, producing the protein MAQEQRPVYIEDEMKKSYLDYAMSVIIGRALPDVRDGLKPVHRRILYAMHEMGVEWNKPYKKSARVVGDVIGKYHPHGDSAVYDAITRMVQDFSLRYPLIDGQGNFGSIDGDPPAAMRYTEVRMAKLASELLKDIDKETVDFQPNYDESLKEPMVLPAAFPCLLVNGSSGIAVGMATNMPPHNLSEIIDALIHIIGKPEATVKELMQLVPGPDFPTAGFISGRKGIRDAYETGRGVLQLRAKASIEKNPRTGRQAIVITEIPYQVNKSKLIESIAELVREKKVEGISDVRDESDREGMRIVVELKKDEVAEVILNNLYHHTQMKTSFGIINLAIVDGQPRVLPLSQLLKEFVRFRKEVVARRTVFELRKARERAHILEGLKIALDNLDAVIKLIRASKSPQEAKTGLVKNFKLSEIQAQAILDMRLQRLTALERDKIIEEYRELLKLIKMLEERLASEKLLMAVVVDELKDIKERFGSARRTQIVDEAGEITLEDIIAEEDMVVTITSGGYIKRNPTSLFKIQKRGGKGKTGMTTKEEDFVSNLFIASTHSHILFFTDKGKAYSLKVYDIPQAGRAAKGKAIVNILNIAQGEHITAFLPVREFREGNFITMATAHGVIKKSDLMSFSHIRSGGLIAVSLDEGDSLIAARLTDGKTDLFLGTRLGQAIRFHEDEVREMGRQARGVKGIKLDEGDRVVSMETVEENSTVLTVTENGHGKRTEFAEYRGQGRGGSGLINIKITEKNGPVAGIVKVTDADELMISTSSGKIIRIAMKDVPVIGRNTQGVKLMDIEKGEHISGMAPIAEKDDSGEAEEEE; encoded by the coding sequence ATGGCACAGGAGCAAAGACCGGTCTATATAGAAGACGAGATGAAAAAGTCCTACCTGGACTACGCCATGTCGGTCATAATCGGCAGGGCGTTGCCGGACGTGAGGGACGGCCTTAAGCCGGTCCACAGGAGGATACTCTACGCCATGCACGAGATGGGGGTAGAGTGGAACAAGCCCTACAAAAAATCCGCCCGCGTGGTCGGTGACGTCATAGGCAAGTACCACCCCCACGGAGATTCCGCGGTCTACGACGCCATAACCAGGATGGTGCAGGACTTCTCGCTCCGGTACCCGCTCATAGACGGCCAGGGCAACTTCGGCTCCATAGACGGCGACCCTCCGGCTGCCATGAGGTACACGGAAGTCAGGATGGCGAAGCTTGCAAGCGAGCTCCTGAAGGACATCGACAAGGAGACCGTCGATTTCCAGCCTAACTATGACGAGTCGCTCAAAGAGCCGATGGTGCTCCCAGCGGCCTTCCCCTGCCTGCTTGTGAACGGCTCATCCGGCATAGCGGTCGGCATGGCTACCAACATGCCGCCTCACAACCTCTCCGAAATAATAGACGCGCTCATCCATATAATCGGAAAGCCGGAGGCGACCGTAAAGGAGCTGATGCAGCTCGTCCCGGGTCCGGACTTCCCGACAGCCGGGTTCATAAGCGGCAGGAAGGGCATAAGAGACGCCTACGAGACCGGGAGGGGAGTGCTTCAGCTCCGCGCAAAGGCCAGCATAGAGAAAAACCCCCGGACGGGCCGCCAGGCGATCGTCATAACCGAAATACCTTACCAGGTAAACAAGTCCAAGCTCATCGAGAGCATCGCCGAGCTTGTGCGCGAAAAGAAGGTCGAGGGCATCTCGGACGTCCGGGACGAGAGCGACCGCGAGGGCATGAGGATCGTGGTGGAATTGAAGAAGGACGAGGTCGCCGAGGTCATCCTCAACAACCTCTACCACCACACCCAGATGAAGACCTCCTTCGGAATAATAAACCTCGCTATAGTCGACGGCCAGCCCAGGGTCCTGCCCCTCAGCCAGCTCCTTAAGGAGTTCGTCCGGTTCAGGAAAGAGGTGGTCGCGAGGAGGACCGTATTCGAGCTAAGGAAGGCCCGCGAGCGGGCGCATATATTGGAGGGCCTGAAGATAGCCCTCGACAACCTTGACGCGGTCATAAAGCTCATACGCGCATCGAAGAGCCCGCAGGAGGCCAAGACCGGCCTTGTAAAGAACTTCAAGCTCTCGGAGATACAGGCCCAGGCCATCCTGGACATGAGGCTCCAGAGGCTTACGGCACTCGAAAGGGACAAGATAATAGAGGAGTACCGGGAGCTCCTCAAGCTCATAAAGATGCTCGAAGAGAGGCTCGCCAGCGAAAAGCTCCTCATGGCCGTGGTCGTCGACGAGTTGAAGGACATAAAGGAGAGGTTCGGAAGCGCCAGGCGTACCCAGATCGTGGACGAAGCCGGGGAGATAACCCTCGAGGACATCATCGCCGAAGAGGACATGGTGGTCACCATAACGAGCGGCGGCTACATAAAGAGGAACCCCACCAGCCTTTTCAAGATCCAGAAGCGGGGCGGCAAGGGGAAGACCGGCATGACCACCAAGGAAGAGGACTTTGTCTCGAACCTCTTCATAGCCTCGACCCACAGCCATATCCTCTTCTTCACGGACAAGGGCAAGGCCTACTCTCTCAAGGTCTATGACATACCGCAGGCCGGGAGGGCGGCCAAGGGCAAGGCCATTGTGAATATCCTCAATATCGCCCAGGGCGAGCACATAACCGCCTTCCTTCCTGTCCGCGAGTTCAGGGAAGGAAACTTCATAACCATGGCGACCGCCCACGGGGTCATCAAGAAATCCGACCTCATGAGCTTTTCCCACATACGCTCGGGAGGGCTCATAGCCGTGAGCCTCGACGAGGGCGACAGCCTCATCGCCGCGCGCCTGACCGACGGCAAGACAGACCTCTTCCTGGGCACCCGCCTCGGGCAGGCCATAAGGTTCCACGAGGACGAGGTGAGGGAGATGGGCCGCCAGGCCAGGGGCGTAAAGGGCATCAAGCTCGACGAGGGCGACCGCGTGGTCTCCATGGAGACAGTCGAGGAGAACTCGACCGTCCTTACCGTCACGGAGAACGGCCACGGGAAAAGGACCGAGTTCGCAGAGTACCGCGGCCAGGGCCGGGGCGGAAGCGGCCTCATAAACATCAAGATAACCGAGAAGAACGGGCCCGTCGCAGGCATAGTCAAGGTGACCGACGCGGACGAGCTCATGATTTCCACGAGTTCCGGGAAGATAATAAGGATAGCCATGAAGGACGTCCCGGTCATAGGCAGGAACACCCAGGGCGTCAAGCTCATGGACATCGAAAAAGGCGAGCATATATCCGGAATGGCCCCCATAGCCGAGAAGGACGATTCCGGCGAGGCGGAAGAAGAGGAGTGA
- a CDS encoding class II fructose-bisphosphate aldolase — MEFKSIGSLYDALKGAVKEVREGAVEVLDERLVRGAAIDRLVYNAVFSSNGEVRDTSRKLIKYIALGLGIRSASIQGLYEAMGRGECGGFTVPAINIRGLTYDTARAIFRSAQRNNSATFIFEIAKSEIGYTEQRPAEYTACCLAAAIKEGWRGPVFLQGDHFQINAKKYVQDREAEIRDLKKLIKEAIDGGFLNIDIDASTVVDLSKPTVTEQQRPNFETTAVLTDYIRENEPKGATISVGGEIGEVGGKNSTEEELRAFMDGFLAALPKGRKGISKISIQTGTSHGGVVLPDGTIAKVKVDFDTIARLSKVAREAYQLSGVVQHGASTLPDDAFDLFTKNGASEVHLATGFQNIIYDNPAFPEGLKKEIYAHLADKHSDERKPADTEEQFIYKTRKKGFGPFKEKIWTLDEDRKKAIADETEKKLDLYFRTLNARNTKDLVSKYVKATSKN, encoded by the coding sequence ATGGAGTTCAAGTCCATCGGCAGTCTCTATGACGCCCTCAAGGGCGCCGTAAAGGAGGTCAGGGAAGGGGCGGTCGAGGTCCTCGACGAGAGGCTCGTGCGCGGCGCGGCCATAGACAGGCTCGTCTACAACGCCGTCTTCAGCTCAAATGGCGAGGTCCGGGACACCTCAAGAAAGCTTATAAAGTACATCGCGCTTGGGCTCGGCATACGCTCCGCCTCCATACAGGGCCTTTACGAGGCAATGGGCAGGGGCGAGTGCGGGGGCTTCACGGTCCCGGCCATAAACATCCGCGGCCTCACATACGATACGGCCCGGGCCATATTCAGGTCGGCCCAGAGGAACAACTCGGCTACCTTCATATTCGAGATAGCGAAGAGCGAGATAGGATACACCGAGCAGAGGCCTGCCGAATACACGGCCTGCTGCCTGGCTGCCGCCATAAAAGAGGGGTGGAGGGGCCCGGTATTCCTCCAGGGCGACCACTTCCAGATAAACGCGAAGAAATACGTCCAGGACAGGGAAGCGGAGATACGGGACCTCAAGAAGCTCATAAAGGAGGCGATAGACGGGGGTTTCCTCAATATCGACATAGACGCCTCGACCGTCGTGGACCTCTCGAAGCCCACCGTCACCGAGCAGCAGAGGCCGAACTTCGAGACCACCGCCGTCCTTACGGACTACATAAGGGAGAACGAGCCAAAGGGCGCGACCATCTCGGTCGGAGGCGAGATAGGCGAGGTCGGCGGAAAGAACTCGACCGAGGAAGAGCTTCGCGCCTTCATGGACGGCTTCCTTGCGGCCCTGCCAAAGGGCAGGAAGGGCATAAGCAAGATAAGCATACAGACCGGCACCTCTCACGGCGGGGTCGTGCTCCCGGACGGCACGATAGCGAAAGTGAAGGTGGACTTCGACACCATAGCGAGGCTCTCGAAGGTCGCGAGGGAGGCATATCAGCTCTCTGGTGTAGTCCAGCACGGCGCATCGACCCTTCCGGACGACGCCTTCGACCTCTTCACCAAGAACGGCGCCTCGGAGGTGCACCTCGCGACCGGCTTCCAGAACATAATCTACGACAACCCGGCCTTCCCCGAGGGGCTCAAGAAGGAGATTTACGCCCACCTTGCCGATAAGCACTCGGACGAAAGGAAGCCCGCGGACACCGAAGAGCAGTTCATCTATAAGACAAGGAAAAAGGGCTTCGGCCCGTTCAAGGAGAAGATCTGGACCCTCGACGAGGACAGGAAGAAGGCCATAGCAGATGAGACCGAGAAGAAACTCGACCTCTATTTCCGGACGCTCAACGCGCGGAATACGAAAGACCTGGTCTCCAAGTACGTAAAGGCAACCTCTAAAAATTGA
- a CDS encoding response regulator: MLKKSLHSRILVLIIGLITIGVVISIYWEISNKERELLEEKLRASRFMAQPILTAIYEDMIEERADLARHLINSLSKTPGIESVYIVRSNGVEEAFKDLKTIRAVEKEFGEIRPEWLAGHPDLEESPPARGVGNPEFRDALAKFRKDWQRGEVYYIDRSGPEPLFTYLQPIEKKPKCQSCHVSEDARGILVIRTPLSDMYGMLSQSRNQWVLSGIFAIGVGGILLSLLIRKSITGPIRKNVEIIRRIADGEAGINERIKVEAEDEIGYLATAFNSMLDSLEKRAEENTKLFGLVMKSKEEWVATFDAIQDLISIHDNEYKIIKINKALARKFNSTPEELIGRKCYQLLYCRHEQKEMCPHSRTLATGEVANAEVEDLVFEGSYKITTFPVFNAEGKVWASVHVARDITHEKLLREQLLHSEKLSSLGKLVAGIAHELNNPLMGIMGFSQILMDTPGDKKLDDIKDKLRKIYHESLRTAKIVQNLLTFARAKKTEREYHSVNEIIRHTIELREYSLKANNIQVALKLENGLPRTMVDLFQMQQVFINIINNAEDAMVAKKGKGKIEISTRVEGKRIVISFKDDGPGVSRDVIHKVFDPFFTTKDVGKGTGLGLSITHGIVTEHGGSIDITSPEEGGAVVTVELPVVEMAQWAAKSGKPAEAGDVSASGKKVLIVDDEKSIRETLEDIFTREGYRVETARDGREALDILDKEKVALVVTDLKMPGYGGTDLYDNILKKHAYLKDKVIILTGDVFSQDAKEFLSGSGCPCVLKPFEPKKLIELARELLK; this comes from the coding sequence ATGCTCAAGAAAAGCCTACATTCCAGGATACTCGTCCTCATCATCGGGCTCATCACCATCGGCGTCGTCATCTCCATATACTGGGAAATCAGCAACAAGGAAAGGGAACTCCTGGAGGAGAAGCTCCGGGCATCCCGGTTCATGGCCCAGCCCATACTTACCGCCATATACGAGGACATGATAGAGGAGAGGGCGGACCTCGCGCGCCACCTGATAAACTCCTTGAGCAAGACGCCGGGCATCGAGAGCGTCTACATAGTGCGGAGCAACGGCGTTGAAGAGGCCTTCAAGGACCTTAAGACCATAAGGGCCGTAGAGAAGGAGTTCGGCGAGATACGGCCGGAATGGCTCGCGGGCCACCCCGACCTTGAGGAGAGCCCCCCGGCCAGGGGCGTCGGCAACCCCGAGTTCAGGGACGCGCTTGCGAAGTTCAGGAAGGACTGGCAGAGAGGCGAGGTATACTACATAGACAGGAGCGGTCCGGAGCCGCTCTTCACCTATCTTCAGCCGATTGAGAAGAAGCCCAAGTGCCAGAGCTGCCATGTGAGCGAGGACGCAAGGGGCATACTCGTCATAAGGACCCCGCTTTCCGACATGTACGGGATGCTCTCGCAAAGCAGGAACCAGTGGGTCCTCTCCGGCATCTTCGCAATAGGCGTTGGCGGGATACTCCTTTCGCTGCTCATCCGCAAATCCATAACAGGCCCCATCAGGAAGAACGTCGAGATAATAAGGCGGATAGCCGACGGCGAGGCGGGCATAAACGAGCGGATAAAGGTCGAGGCCGAGGACGAGATAGGGTACCTGGCCACGGCCTTCAACAGCATGCTCGACTCCCTTGAGAAGAGGGCCGAGGAGAACACGAAGCTCTTCGGGCTCGTCATGAAGAGCAAGGAGGAGTGGGTCGCCACCTTCGACGCCATCCAGGACCTCATCTCCATTCACGATAACGAGTACAAGATAATAAAGATAAACAAGGCGCTCGCCCGTAAGTTCAACTCCACGCCCGAGGAGCTCATAGGGAGGAAGTGCTACCAGCTCCTTTACTGCAGGCACGAGCAGAAGGAGATGTGCCCCCATTCGAGGACCCTTGCCACCGGCGAGGTGGCCAACGCCGAGGTGGAGGACCTGGTTTTCGAGGGCAGCTATAAGATTACCACCTTCCCGGTCTTCAACGCCGAGGGGAAGGTATGGGCGAGCGTGCACGTCGCCAGGGACATAACCCACGAGAAGCTCCTGCGCGAGCAGCTCCTGCACTCCGAGAAGCTATCGAGCCTCGGAAAGCTCGTCGCGGGCATAGCGCACGAGCTCAACAACCCCCTCATGGGCATCATGGGATTCAGCCAGATACTCATGGACACGCCCGGGGACAAGAAGCTCGACGACATCAAGGACAAGCTCCGGAAGATCTACCACGAGTCGCTCAGGACCGCCAAGATAGTCCAGAACCTCCTTACCTTCGCCAGGGCCAAGAAGACCGAGAGGGAGTACCACAGCGTAAACGAGATAATAAGGCACACGATAGAGCTCAGGGAGTATTCGCTCAAGGCCAACAACATCCAGGTGGCGCTTAAGCTCGAGAACGGGCTCCCGCGGACGATGGTCGACCTCTTCCAGATGCAGCAGGTCTTCATAAACATCATAAACAACGCCGAAGACGCGATGGTCGCGAAGAAGGGCAAGGGCAAGATAGAGATATCCACCCGTGTAGAGGGCAAGAGGATCGTAATCTCCTTCAAGGACGACGGGCCGGGGGTATCGAGAGACGTCATACACAAGGTCTTCGACCCGTTCTTCACTACCAAGGACGTGGGCAAGGGCACGGGCCTCGGCCTCTCCATAACCCACGGCATAGTGACGGAGCACGGCGGCTCCATAGACATCACGAGCCCTGAGGAGGGAGGGGCCGTCGTGACCGTCGAGCTCCCGGTCGTCGAGATGGCGCAGTGGGCGGCAAAATCCGGGAAGCCCGCCGAGGCCGGGGATGTATCGGCCTCGGGGAAAAAGGTCCTCATAGTAGACGACGAGAAGTCCATAAGGGAGACCCTCGAGGACATATTCACCCGGGAGGGCTACAGGGTCGAGACCGCGAGGGACGGAAGGGAAGCCCTTGACATCCTGGACAAGGAGAAAGTGGCCCTGGTCGTCACCGACCTCAAGATGCCGGGCTACGGCGGGACAGACCTCTACGACAATATCCTCAAGAAGCACGCCTACCTTAAAGACAAGGTCATAATCCTCACCGGAGACGTCTTCAGCCAGGACGCGAAGGAATTCCTTTCCGGAAGCGGCTGCCCTTGCGTGTTGAAGCCCTTTGAGCCCAAAAAGCTCATAGAGCTCGCAAGGGAGCTCCTGAAATAG